TCAATAACGCCATCCGCTATACTTCGGAAGAAGGCAGCGTAACGGTAAAAGCGATTAAAGATAAGAATCAATTGATTTTTCAGATCAGCGATACGGGCATTGGTATTGAGGAAAAAGATATCGATCACATTTTTAATGAATTCTACCGGGCCGAAAATGCCAAAAATATGGTTGGCATGGGCACCGGTCTGGGACTGAGTTTGGTCAAACAAATTGTCGAAAGTTACGGCGGTAAAATCGAAGTAAAATCAAAACTTAACGAAGGTTCTACCTTTACAGTTTATTTACCTTTAAGGACTCATTAAACAACGAGGGATGAAAAATGATAAAGATCGGGGGGCTTGTCGATCAGACAAACTTGACCATGTACGCCATTACTTCTTTAAAAGATCGGCCTGGCGCGGCGGCAGAGGTATTGAATCTTTTTGCCAGAGAACATATCAATCTTGAATATATAACTGAAGGATGTTGTCAGCAGAATTACGCTTCGCTTGTCTTTTGCGTTAATTCCGAATTTTCACAAAAAGTGGATACAATTATTAGAGAAAATATTGAGGAGCACGCCAATCATATTCGCAAACGGGAATATGTGTGTATTTTGGGCATCTATGGTCCGCACTTCAGAGAAAAGCCGGCCATAGCCGCTCATTTCTGTTCGGTGTTAGGCCGCGCAGGAATCAATATTCTGGGGCTGTCCAGCAGTATTTCAACCATTTCGGCCATCATCGATATCCGGGAGCGCGAAAAAGCCTTAAACGCCCTGATGCAGGTATTTAAGCTGCCCTGAAAAACCTGTGCCGGGCGCCTTATTCTTTGTTATCTAAAATGGCTCTTACTTTTTTGGCCATCTGCTGAATGGTGTAGGGCTTGTGTAAAAATCGATACCCGCGGCTCAACAGGCCGGTTTTCATCAACTGGCTGTCGGTATAACCGGAGGTCAGCAAAATTTTGATATTCGGGTTCAGTTCTTTAATCTCTTCGGCTAATTGATCGCCGCCCATGACCGGCATCACCATATCGGAAAACACCATATCCAGTTCATTAACCAGATTATTCTGTTTAATGATTTCCAGCGCTCTGGCCCCGTTTTCTGCCGCGTAAACTTTGTAGCCCAGGTTCTTTAAAAAGGTGCAGGCCAGCTCGCGCACATCCGGGTCATCTTCTACCACCATTATGGATTCCTGCGCTTTGGTGGAAATTTCGCTGGTCTCGTCCCGTTCGGATTTATCCTGCTCTTCCTCGCTCACCGGCCAGTAGATATGAAACGTGGTGCCCTGCCCCGGCGCGCTTTCCAGATAAATACTTCCGCCGTTTTGCTTGATAATGCCGTAAACCGTTGAAAGCCCCAGGCCGGTGCCCTTGCCCTCGCTTTTGGTCGTAAAAAACGGCTCAAATATTTTGTCCTGTATTTCCTCCGGAATTCCGATGCCGTTGTCCGAAATGCTGATGCGTACATACTCGCCTTCTCTACTGCCGGCATGACGCGAAACAAAATCTTCGTCCAGTACCACTTTTTCGGTCTGTACTTTTATCATTTTACGGACGCCCGGATCGCTCAAATGGTTCAGGGCGTCTCTGGAATTGATAATCAAATTAACCAGCATCTGTTCGATTTGCCCGGGATCTGCCTTAATCGGAGGCACATCCTCCGCCAGTTGAGTTACCAGCTCGATGTCTTCATTGATCAATTGACGCAGCATCTTTTTAAGGTCATCAATGATCTGGTTCAGATTGACCACGCGCGGTTCGATTAATTGTTTGCGGCTAAAAGCCAGCAGCTGGCGGATCAAATTTTCGGCGCGGCGCCCGGAACGCAAAATATTTTGAATAAAGGCCTGCATCTCATGGTCATCCGGCAGACCGCGACGAATCATTTCTGCATAGCCGTTAATAGCTGTCAGAATGTTGTTGAAATCGTGGGCAATGCTGCCGGTTAACAAACCGATGGATTCCATCTTTTGCGCCTGGAACAGTTGCTGTTCGAGCTGCTTCTTTTCGGTTACATCGCGCATGATGCCTTCGTAGGCCACAATTTTGCCAGCTTCGTTTTTTACGGCGCCGGCGGTAACCAGCACTAAAATTTTCTGACCGTCTCTGTTCTTTAACGTCAATTCGTAATCTTTAACAAAACCTTTCTTTTCTATCGCTTTCATAAACTTAACGTGGTCCTCAGGATTTAGATACAGATCGCCTGCTTTAACTTTTAAAACGTCGTTTAAAGATTTAAAACCGAACAATTTGACGCCGGCCGGATTCATATCCAGAATTCGGCCGGAAGGGGTGGCCACAAAGATCACGTCGGCCGAACGTTCGAACAGCATTTTTATTCTGCTTTCGGAGCGGCGCAAATGTTCTTTGTACCGCTTGCGCTCCAGGGCGTTTAAAAAGATCAAACCGGCGGTCAGCAGGGTATGCTCGGTAAAAGAAGGCCAGTCTTCCCGCTTACGTAAAAAGTCCAGCCCGATAAAACCGACGATGGATTCATTTAAGATTAACGGCACGATGAATAACGATCGAATGTCCTCCACCTTCCAGATAGATTTAATGGTGCTGGCTTCCACAGGTAATTGATCCACATCGCTTATGGCCAGATGGCTGGAACGACGCAACGCTTTTACAAACCATTTAAAATCTTCTTTATCGATCTGTTCATGGCGGGCGATTTTTTCCTTTACGCCTTCCTTTCGATATTCGTGTGATTTTTTTAGCGAGGTGCCTTTTTGCGCAAAAAAGTAAAGATACGATCGATCGGCTTCAAAATATTCGCAAAGCGTTTTTAAACCGTTGTTCACCATAGAATCGATTTCATCAATCGTGGCCTGGATGAATTGCGTGGCCAGAGTGGTCAGCGATTGTTCCAGCTGGAAAATATTGTTAAGATCGATGATCTTTTCTTGCAAACTCTGGTTTTTATTGAAAAGTTGTTCTTTTTCTTCCTTTAATTGCTCAAACTCCACCTTTAAATCGTGCAAGCGCAAAGATTCGTCGGACAGGGTTTTGATCTCTTCGCGCTGTTGTTTTAAATAAGAGAGCAAATTGGTATCGAGAATTTTGAAAACAATGCCAAACAAATTGGCAAATAAAATAAAAATGATGTGCACCGACTGCAGCATGGTCGCGTTCTGCGGCCAGATAATGGGAAAGAGCGAATAAAGGGTGGATAAAATCAAACCGCCGGCCAGCGCCCACCAGAATCCAGGCAGCAGAAAAAAATAGCCCACCAGCAAAATGGAAACAAAACCAAAGTTAAAAACTTCGCTGTTTAAGCCGGGTTGCGAATGGAAAAGCACAAGGAACACCGTTCCCACACTCAAGTAAAATAAAAATAAAAAAGTATCAGCGTGCCTGATAAGCGCTTTATAACTTAAGGCCAGAATGGACACCAGCCACATCCCAACCGGTAACCAGAATTCCCACTCGCCAAGCAACCATAACCAGCCTTTTTGATTGAAAAACAAAAAGTGGTTAAAGGCCAGGTAAACCACCAGTAAAAAACTTACGCCGATCCATCGTTTTTGCGTATCCTGTAAAAGAGGAAAAAAAGAATTGGTTTGCAAGGCAATCGAGTCTTTTTTGTTTTTTTTCATGTGCTAAGACACCTTTTGTACGTTCCATGTATCAATTTCTATTTAAATAAAAAAATCATTTTTGCAAAATTATTTTTTTAACCGCCGAATATTTTGCCCCTTTTAAGCGCAAAATGTACATCCCGCTGGCGACAACGCTGTTTCCATTATTCTTCCCATTCCATTTAAATTGATGATAACCGGCCTCGAACTTATAGTTTTTAACCAGGGTTTTAACGCGGCGACCGTTAATGTCAAAAATTTCGATCGTAAGACGATCGGCTTCGGGCAATTGTAATTTAAAAGTCGTGCTCTGATTAAACGGATTGGGAAAGTTCTGGCTCAACTGGAATTGTTCGGGAACGGGCAGAAATTCTTCGCTCTTTTTTTGCACAAAGTCAGCGCTTCCGACGATTAAACGAAGCCGAACTCCAGGAGAACTCAGCTTTGCCGGCAGCTCAGAATAACATAAACGGCCGGTCGGCGAAACAAGCTTCCACGTCCAGCCCTCGGGCAGTGAATCCGGTTTAATATTAACGTAAGCCGCAAGGCCCGTGTTCCAATTAACCTTAAAATCGAACTGGTAGCCCTCTTCGCCGGCGGGGCGGATATCCGCAGCCATTTTTTGGCTGTCATCATTTTCAAAATAGAGCGAAACAAAAGAGCCGATGGTCGGCGGCTCGGGGACGAGAGCCGTTTCCGAATGGCCGTCGGTTGTGGAACATGCGCCCACAAAATTGACCTCATCCTCATAAAACCCGCTGCGGGCCGTCAGTTGAACCTGCCAATCCAGATCCGTTAAAATCGCCGCTCTGGCCAGGGTATTTTGCGCAGGGCTGGGCGGGATGGCGACGGCGGTTTTGTCGCTGATTTTGACGGCGTACCCTTTGTACGGTTCAAGAACGTTGGCGATGATCCAGCCCGTTCCGGTGTAATAATACAGCACGGGCGCCCCAGGCCAGTTTTGCGTAACCTCCTGCCAGGCAACCGGAAAGGGAAAAGGATTGGCGATCATATTCCAGCCGCTGGCAACCGGTATTTCAAAGTTGACATTTGTAGGCACGCTTTGCAGGTCGCCGGCGTCCAGCTGCAAAGAGTCTCTGGCGATCAAATACAACGCTTTGCCCGGCGGTAATACCGTTTCTAACTGCTTCTGTTCTACAAATTTTAACTGCTGCGCATCCCAGTCAAACAAGCGGTACTTTTCCGCATCGTACGCTCCCAGATCGTCTGTAAAAAGATCGGCCAGCGAACGATCGGTAACAAAGGGTAAAGAGATCATCTGATATTTTTCTTTTCTGGTAAAGTACGGAAACTGGATTTCAGGAATCTGCACCGTAAAATAAAGGGGATTTTGCGCGCCATTTTCCGGAAAGATCGTCTTCCTTCCACCGTGTTCAATCTCAAAGTACGCTTCAAGGCCTGTGACGGTAATCCAGTCTGCCGGGATGTGCGCCGTCCAGCCCGTGTCGGGACTAAACTGCAGGGGCAGCGTCTGATACTCATCACCGGCTCCCGGCCGCAGATAAAGAAGCGCGCTCCGGATGGCGGTAGAGTCGTCTGTGATGGCAAAGCGCACGGTTGACTGCTCGCCAAGCACAAGACGCAGAGAATCCGGTTCAAAATTTACCTGCGCAGGCGTTGGATCGATTTTCCCCCTGCCCAGCAGCGGAATGGTAAACGGCGAGCGCTCGGGATCGTTGGAATAGATGATCAGGGCTGCCGAATAGCTGCCCGCCGCTGTTGGGTTAAACGTAATCTGAAGCGACGTCAACGAGTCGTCTGCGGCAATGGTCAGGTTGTTCAAAGCGGATTTAAGACCAAAGGCAGAAGCCTGGGCTCCGCTAATTTGCGAGCTATCAATCATCAACACGCCGTTTCCTAAGTTGAACAGGCTAAAGGAACGCACGCCGCTCTCCTGCACAAAAATCGCGCCAAAATCACAGGTATCGTTTAAACTGCTAATGAACAACGGCGCGGCCGAGGAGTAGAGCGCCACGCCCCGCAAATTTACGGAGAGCTGACGTTGCGCAAGGTCCTGCGAATAGATTTGCAGCTGCGCCAGGTGCAAACCAGTTTGTTGAGGACGATACGTAATTTTGAAGGTCAAAAGCGAGTCTTCCGGATTCAGCGCCAGCGGAAAATCAAAATCCGGCAGGCTGAATGCGTCCGAGTTCGGGCCGCTGAGGCGGATGCTGTCCACATAAAACACCACGCGGCTGTTGTTGCGCATCTCCAGGGTTTGCTGCGCATCGGAGTGTATGATCTGCTTGCCGAAATCCAACATGGGTTGCACAGTAAAATGCACGCTGTCCGCTTCGCCAATCAGACGCAGCACGTAAGGCTGGTGGTAGGGGTTGTTCCAGTAAATGGTTAAGTCGCTTTCGAAACGGCCGACATCTTGCGGCGTAAAACGGATGTTCAGGGGCAGCGGGTCCGCGCCGGCAGCAATGCGTTGGGGCGTCGGTTCAACCAGCGAAAAGACCGCCGGATTACTCAAAACGATGGAATCGATGACTACCGGGGCGTTGCCTGTGTTCTTTAAAAACAACGATTGGACGGGCTGACGATACAGAGAATATCGGCCGAAATCCAGCGTGTCTGTAAGCGCCTGTAACACGGGTTCAACGCCCAGCGCCCGGATGGTCAACACGCGCGGATTACGAAAAGGATCGTTGGAATAGATTTTAACGGAAGCCTCCTGCCAGCCTGCCTTTTGCGGAAAAAAAGAAACGGGAAAGCTGAGCGTATCGACCTGCGGCTGCA
This sequence is a window from Caldithrix abyssi DSM 13497. Protein-coding genes within it:
- a CDS encoding hybrid sensor histidine kinase/response regulator → MKKNKKDSIALQTNSFFPLLQDTQKRWIGVSFLLVVYLAFNHFLFFNQKGWLWLLGEWEFWLPVGMWLVSILALSYKALIRHADTFLFLFYLSVGTVFLVLFHSQPGLNSEVFNFGFVSILLVGYFFLLPGFWWALAGGLILSTLYSLFPIIWPQNATMLQSVHIIFILFANLFGIVFKILDTNLLSYLKQQREEIKTLSDESLRLHDLKVEFEQLKEEKEQLFNKNQSLQEKIIDLNNIFQLEQSLTTLATQFIQATIDEIDSMVNNGLKTLCEYFEADRSYLYFFAQKGTSLKKSHEYRKEGVKEKIARHEQIDKEDFKWFVKALRRSSHLAISDVDQLPVEASTIKSIWKVEDIRSLFIVPLILNESIVGFIGLDFLRKREDWPSFTEHTLLTAGLIFLNALERKRYKEHLRRSESRIKMLFERSADVIFVATPSGRILDMNPAGVKLFGFKSLNDVLKVKAGDLYLNPEDHVKFMKAIEKKGFVKDYELTLKNRDGQKILVLVTAGAVKNEAGKIVAYEGIMRDVTEKKQLEQQLFQAQKMESIGLLTGSIAHDFNNILTAINGYAEMIRRGLPDDHEMQAFIQNILRSGRRAENLIRQLLAFSRKQLIEPRVVNLNQIIDDLKKMLRQLINEDIELVTQLAEDVPPIKADPGQIEQMLVNLIINSRDALNHLSDPGVRKMIKVQTEKVVLDEDFVSRHAGSREGEYVRISISDNGIGIPEEIQDKIFEPFFTTKSEGKGTGLGLSTVYGIIKQNGGSIYLESAPGQGTTFHIYWPVSEEEQDKSERDETSEISTKAQESIMVVEDDPDVRELACTFLKNLGYKVYAAENGARALEIIKQNNLVNELDMVFSDMVMPVMGGDQLAEEIKELNPNIKILLTSGYTDSQLMKTGLLSRGYRFLHKPYTIQQMAKKVRAILDNKE
- a CDS encoding choice-of-anchor D domain-containing protein produces the protein MRVTNLLFVFLLSISVVQTARGQKQVAGLIDGETWSVAQSPIHVTGNLDVLQLTIEAGVTVLFEGNYRMKILGVLNAAGTEQDSIVFEAAESNVAGWAGLYFNNASANSTLSYCRVSDVTANPALQISGTDLIVKHTVIKHNEALGLNVANSVVTLERCNILNNGQTGILTDNNGRVELIACRIFSNGDRGLETNQGQITARNSLIAFNAEEGILLSATGDALECVNSVVAYNGKEGIVNIGGTHTVKNSIIYFNSAVQQIATVSGSGEVSYSAVEQLISGVGNIMQDPQFASTQDFTLGASSPAIDAGDPSTVFEDRYFPPSLGGQRNDMGAYGGPYARKWYPPLFSTPDTLDFGNVSLGDSLTLVLTIKNYSDDVLTIQQIVLSGADQSYFSIDGAFNNVNLPMADSLLVPVIFHPTQTSSLPLTANLQIDTNLGQKQTPLVGMVVMPNILILSDALDFGGQAVSQVDSQQVKIFNTGTDTLFIDSLKSNTSSFSATLSQNELPPYSGDYISLMVYFHPDTIGAILDTLRIFSNDPDDSVRSIYLSGEGLAPVLKTDTDSIAFDSVLIFSDSLRQIEIRNQGNTALTIHSMAFINQDSRFTVDFTSEVEIEAQGSPLAVDVRFTPDSTRFYSDTLLIASDDPFSPLVRIPVTGAGIAALVRLPVERVDFGQLTMPDDSLTRLTIRNGGNIDLQIKSMTIVGDDAGSFSWWKVGGDLIIAPQNDSLSIYLRCLPQRSGALNAALKIVSNDALNPEFQLPLAAFVKAAELTFEPDSVRFDSVMLFDQKTQIVKIFNRGDYQLFIDSLSVTLPQNSDLTITAFNVPKILQPQVDTLSFPVSFFPQKAGWQEASVKIYSNDPFRNPRVLTIRALGVEPVLQALTDTLDFGRYSLYRQPVQSLFLKNTGNAPVVIDSIVLSNPAVFSLVEPTPQRIAAGADPLPLNIRFTPQDVGRFESDLTIYWNNPYHQPYVLRLIGEADSVHFTVQPMLDFGKQIIHSDAQQTLEMRNNSRVVFYVDSIRLSGPNSDAFSLPDFDFPLALNPEDSLLTFKITYRPQQTGLHLAQLQIYSQDLAQRQLSVNLRGVALYSSAAPLFISSLNDTCDFGAIFVQESGVRSFSLFNLGNGVLMIDSSQISGAQASAFGLKSALNNLTIAADDSLTSLQITFNPTAAGSYSAALIIYSNDPERSPFTIPLLGRGKIDPTPAQVNFEPDSLRLVLGEQSTVRFAITDDSTAIRSALLYLRPGAGDEYQTLPLQFSPDTGWTAHIPADWITVTGLEAYFEIEHGGRKTIFPENGAQNPLYFTVQIPEIQFPYFTRKEKYQMISLPFVTDRSLADLFTDDLGAYDAEKYRLFDWDAQQLKFVEQKQLETVLPPGKALYLIARDSLQLDAGDLQSVPTNVNFEIPVASGWNMIANPFPFPVAWQEVTQNWPGAPVLYYYTGTGWIIANVLEPYKGYAVKISDKTAVAIPPSPAQNTLARAAILTDLDWQVQLTARSGFYEDEVNFVGACSTTDGHSETALVPEPPTIGSFVSLYFENDDSQKMAADIRPAGEEGYQFDFKVNWNTGLAAYVNIKPDSLPEGWTWKLVSPTGRLCYSELPAKLSSPGVRLRLIVGSADFVQKKSEEFLPVPEQFQLSQNFPNPFNQSTTFKLQLPEADRLTIEIFDINGRRVKTLVKNYKFEAGYHQFKWNGKNNGNSVVASGMYILRLKGAKYSAVKKIILQK
- a CDS encoding ACT domain-containing protein, whose protein sequence is MIKIGGLVDQTNLTMYAITSLKDRPGAAAEVLNLFAREHINLEYITEGCCQQNYASLVFCVNSEFSQKVDTIIRENIEEHANHIRKREYVCILGIYGPHFREKPAIAAHFCSVLGRAGINILGLSSSISTISAIIDIREREKALNALMQVFKLP